One Vampirovibrio chlorellavorus genomic window carries:
- the efp gene encoding elongation factor P, translated as MISSNDFKTGLTIIVDGNLWQIVEFLHVKPGKGAAFVRSKLRNVETGQVLEKTFRAGEKVDTAHLEKNEMQFLFTDGEEYTFMNTSTFDQVAIPKAAIGDGVKYLKEQMNVHVLFHGTKIIGVDIPSHVELKVVDTPPAEKGNTAQGGTKPATLETGAVVNVPFFVEIGTTIRVDTRDNKYLDRV; from the coding sequence ATGATTTCCAGTAACGACTTTAAAACCGGGTTAACCATTATCGTCGATGGTAACCTGTGGCAGATTGTGGAATTTTTGCACGTAAAACCGGGTAAAGGCGCTGCCTTTGTGCGCAGCAAGCTCAGAAACGTGGAAACGGGGCAGGTACTGGAAAAAACCTTCCGGGCAGGCGAGAAAGTTGACACCGCCCACCTGGAAAAGAACGAAATGCAGTTTTTGTTCACCGATGGTGAAGAATACACCTTCATGAACACCTCCACCTTTGATCAGGTGGCCATTCCCAAGGCCGCTATTGGCGACGGCGTGAAGTACCTGAAAGAGCAAATGAACGTACACGTGCTGTTCCACGGCACCAAGATTATTGGCGTGGACATTCCGTCTCACGTGGAATTAAAGGTGGTCGATACCCCACCGGCGGAAAAAGGCAACACCGCCCAGGGTGGCACCAAGCCAGCTACCCTGGAAACCGGTGCTGTGGTCAACGTTCCCTTTTTCGTGGAGATTGGAACCACCATCCGGGTGGATACACGCGACAACAAATATCTGGATCGGGTATAG
- the tsaB gene encoding tRNA (adenosine(37)-N6)-threonylcarbamoyltransferase complex dimerization subunit type 1 TsaB produces MVNGPVLHLDTTTAQLHVGLSQAGEILFEDCLPCESHRYHSAMLVPAIQELLASAGLTVNDLTALAVNQGPGSFTGIRTGVITARTMAQFLQVPVYQFNTFELLAAGHDSPVAVYLDALRGRAYHAHLHIQSSGTAYQQPPTLVQLDTATLPEAGTQCLISPTLTEYFLGRTAQPVSEGWRPQAAMLRLMSRAAAAYEQEWSAVRPLYIQEPSITLKKKS; encoded by the coding sequence ATGGTTAACGGCCCGGTATTACATCTGGATACCACCACGGCCCAGCTGCATGTGGGGCTGAGTCAGGCGGGGGAAATCCTTTTTGAGGACTGTTTGCCCTGTGAGTCTCATCGCTATCACTCGGCCATGCTGGTTCCGGCCATTCAGGAACTGTTGGCATCCGCCGGATTGACCGTGAACGATTTAACCGCTCTGGCCGTGAATCAGGGGCCGGGCAGCTTTACCGGCATTCGCACGGGGGTGATTACCGCCCGCACCATGGCCCAGTTTTTACAGGTGCCGGTTTATCAGTTCAACACCTTCGAGCTGTTGGCCGCTGGGCACGACTCGCCTGTGGCCGTCTACCTGGACGCTTTACGGGGTCGGGCTTATCACGCCCATCTTCATATTCAGTCATCGGGCACCGCCTATCAGCAGCCTCCCACGCTGGTTCAACTGGACACGGCAACCCTGCCGGAGGCCGGGACCCAGTGCCTCATTTCCCCCACCCTGACTGAATACTTTTTGGGCCGCACCGCGCAACCGGTTTCCGAAGGCTGGCGCCCTCAGGCCGCCATGCTCCGTTTGATGAGCCGGGCAGCCGCTGCCTATGAGCAGGAGTGGTCTGCGGTCCGGCCGCTGTACATCCAGGAACCCAGCATTACCCTGAAAAAGAAATCCTGA
- a CDS encoding DUF5671 domain-containing protein codes for MSLELRQYIKEALAKGASKEQIAETLTQSGWALGIVQKTLEQFTGVDPLGVPIPAARLQAHQIARDFFVYLLTFVTLNLIAFAFGALCFELIEHWFPDVNTVYYSSRIGSRSFQWGLAQLIVVVPVFFFLERFTQQALERYPEKRESFIRKFLIYLILGMTVLVALSDLIFAVNSFLEGELTVRFAAQAGVILGIASLIFSYYFLEMQRDDRMVKGRKEISATSDGTDDPSRERKYAGQRYLGWLGLILILATIATTFFITGSPHTQRLRRLDNIRAENLETLKSTIEMKYKEEGNLPKTLAEVPNAKTLSSDPSLGLTYDYQKTGPDTFQLCSTFDTDTTNDKSNQRFYNHPKGNYCFHLVYKHSKLDKDNAGQFEFQSHP; via the coding sequence ATGTCGTTAGAGCTGAGACAGTATATTAAAGAGGCCTTGGCCAAGGGTGCCTCCAAAGAACAGATTGCGGAAACGCTGACCCAATCAGGTTGGGCCTTGGGTATTGTTCAAAAAACGCTGGAGCAATTTACGGGCGTTGACCCCTTGGGCGTGCCCATTCCTGCCGCGCGTTTGCAGGCGCACCAAATTGCTCGCGATTTTTTTGTTTATTTATTGACCTTTGTGACCCTCAATTTAATTGCCTTTGCCTTTGGCGCTTTGTGTTTTGAATTAATTGAACACTGGTTCCCCGATGTGAATACAGTTTATTATTCGTCAAGAATTGGGAGTCGCAGTTTTCAGTGGGGGCTGGCGCAATTAATCGTGGTGGTTCCTGTCTTTTTCTTTTTGGAGCGCTTTACCCAGCAAGCACTGGAACGTTACCCCGAAAAACGAGAGTCCTTTATCCGAAAATTCCTAATCTACCTCATTCTGGGAATGACCGTTCTGGTGGCGTTGTCTGATTTGATTTTTGCGGTGAACTCCTTTCTGGAAGGCGAATTGACCGTTCGCTTTGCGGCCCAGGCCGGGGTTATTCTGGGAATCGCTTCACTGATTTTTTCCTATTACTTTCTGGAAATGCAGCGCGATGATCGTATGGTAAAAGGACGGAAAGAAATCAGCGCAACATCGGACGGCACTGACGATCCAAGCCGGGAGCGGAAATACGCGGGCCAACGCTACCTGGGATGGCTTGGTTTAATTTTAATTTTGGCAACCATTGCCACGACTTTTTTCATCACTGGAAGTCCCCACACCCAACGGCTCAGGCGGCTGGATAACATACGCGCAGAAAATTTAGAGACGTTGAAGTCGACTATCGAAATGAAATACAAGGAAGAAGGAAACCTTCCCAAAACCCTGGCGGAGGTACCAAATGCCAAAACCTTGTCCTCTGATCCTTCACTGGGATTGACGTACGACTATCAAAAAACAGGCCCGGACACTTTTCAGTTGTGCAGCACTTTTGATACCGACACCACCAATGACAAGTCTAATCAGAGGTTTTACAACCATCCCAAGGGTAATTATTGTTTTCACTTGGTTTACAAGCACTCCAAACTGGACAAGGACAACGCCGGGCAGTTTGAATTCCAGAGCCACCCATAA
- the accC gene encoding acetyl-CoA carboxylase biotin carboxylase subunit, with amino-acid sequence MFNKVLVANRGEIALRIIRACHELGIKTVAVYSQADEDSLHVQLADEAYCVGPAQSAKSYLNVPNIMSVALMSGADAIHPGYGFLAENAAFAEICADHQIKFIGPSAHMIRIMGDKATAKKTMADVGVPVVPGLDGTIADAELVKGWAKHAGYPIIIKATAGGGGKGMRLVKSEEEVETQLEMARAEAKAAFGNDEVYIEKFVINPRHVEFQVLADQYGNVVHLGERDCSIQRRHQKLLEEGPSPVVTPEIREKVGNIILKAIRKIGYEGVGTIELLCDSDLNFYFMEMNTRIQVEHPVTEMITGIDLLKEQIRVAAGEPLRFTQDDVVLRGHAIECRINAEDPDKNFMPCPGPIDGYVAPGGPGVRVDSHVYPGYKIPPYYDSLVSKLIVWGADREEAIARMKRALNEYAVTGIKTTIPFHIKLMDNPHFIDGKEVYTDFIARHALA; translated from the coding sequence ATGTTCAACAAGGTGCTCGTTGCCAATCGGGGCGAAATTGCGCTTCGCATTATCCGTGCCTGTCATGAACTGGGCATCAAGACCGTTGCCGTATACTCTCAGGCTGATGAAGACAGTTTACACGTGCAGTTGGCCGATGAGGCCTATTGTGTGGGCCCCGCTCAATCCGCCAAAAGTTACCTGAACGTGCCCAACATTATGAGCGTGGCCCTGATGTCCGGGGCGGATGCCATTCACCCCGGCTACGGCTTTTTGGCCGAAAATGCCGCCTTTGCCGAAATTTGCGCCGATCACCAGATCAAGTTCATTGGCCCCTCGGCTCACATGATTCGCATTATGGGCGACAAGGCCACCGCCAAGAAAACCATGGCCGACGTGGGCGTGCCGGTGGTACCCGGTCTGGATGGCACCATTGCCGATGCTGAACTGGTGAAGGGCTGGGCCAAGCACGCCGGTTATCCCATCATCATTAAAGCCACCGCAGGCGGCGGCGGTAAGGGCATGCGTCTGGTGAAAAGCGAAGAAGAGGTGGAGACCCAGCTGGAAATGGCCCGGGCGGAAGCCAAAGCCGCTTTTGGCAACGATGAGGTCTACATCGAGAAGTTTGTCATCAACCCACGCCACGTGGAGTTTCAGGTACTGGCCGATCAATACGGCAACGTGGTGCATCTGGGTGAACGGGATTGTTCCATCCAGCGCCGCCATCAAAAACTGCTGGAAGAAGGCCCCAGTCCGGTGGTAACGCCCGAAATCCGGGAAAAGGTGGGGAACATCATCCTCAAGGCCATCCGCAAGATTGGCTATGAGGGGGTGGGCACCATCGAGCTGCTCTGTGACAGCGACTTGAACTTCTACTTTATGGAAATGAACACCCGCATTCAGGTGGAGCATCCGGTGACCGAGATGATTACCGGCATCGACCTGCTGAAAGAACAGATTCGGGTGGCGGCGGGCGAACCGCTGCGCTTTACCCAGGATGATGTGGTACTGCGGGGCCATGCCATTGAGTGCCGCATTAACGCCGAAGATCCGGACAAGAACTTTATGCCCTGCCCCGGCCCCATTGATGGCTACGTGGCCCCCGGTGGTCCCGGTGTGCGGGTAGATAGCCATGTTTACCCCGGCTACAAAATCCCGCCGTACTATGATTCTCTGGTGTCCAAGCTGATTGTGTGGGGCGCTGATCGGGAAGAGGCCATTGCCCGCATGAAACGCGCCCTGAACGAATACGCGGTGACCGGCATTAAAACCACCATTCCTTTCCACATTAAACTGATGGATAACCCGCATTTTATTGATGGTAAGGAAGTGTACACCGACTTTATCGCCCGGCACGCCCTGGCCTAA
- the dps gene encoding DNA starvation/stationary phase protection protein Dps — MVTGSKLATKNGLHVSQIDISESTRSRVITLLNQSLATTVDLYSQLKQAHWNVKGGGFYQLHTLFDEIAEEVEAFVDLMAERVTALGGTALGTARIAAQQSLLQEYPLDVFNGPDHIKALASRMALYAGHIRSAIDTCDGLGEPTTTDLYTQVSRSVDKQLWLLEAHIQS, encoded by the coding sequence ATGGTAACAGGTTCCAAACTAGCCACCAAAAATGGTTTGCACGTTTCCCAGATTGATATTTCCGAGTCCACCCGGTCACGGGTGATTACCTTGCTGAATCAATCGCTGGCCACCACGGTGGATTTATATTCACAACTCAAGCAGGCCCATTGGAACGTTAAAGGGGGTGGATTCTATCAGTTGCACACCCTGTTTGACGAAATTGCCGAAGAAGTGGAAGCCTTTGTGGATTTGATGGCGGAGCGCGTCACCGCGCTGGGGGGAACCGCGTTGGGCACGGCCCGAATCGCCGCACAACAATCGCTTTTACAGGAATATCCGCTGGACGTGTTCAACGGCCCAGACCACATCAAGGCCCTGGCCAGCCGCATGGCGCTTTATGCCGGTCATATCCGCTCGGCCATTGATACCTGCGACGGCTTGGGGGAGCCCACCACCACCGATTTGTACACCCAGGTTTCCCGCTCGGTGGACAAACAGCTCTGGCTGCTGGAGGCCCATATTCAGTCCTGA
- the uvrB gene encoding excinuclease ABC subunit UvrB, which yields MSKPFSLTANYQPSGDQPQAIDLLCQGLNEGLEAQTLLGVTGSGKTFTMANVIQRVQRPTLVISHNKTLAAQLYNELREFFPDNAVEYFISYYDYYQPEAYIPRTDTYIEKTASINEEIDRLRHSTTRSLFERRDVIVVSSVSCIYGLGLPDNYFKAAIRLQVGGETDRDELLMTLIRNQYQRNDLDLKRAHFRARGDIIEIHPAHEEVIIRLELFGDELERISMVDPETGEVLEMPEEVVIYPAIHYVANRDDVERATRQIQFELDERLRELYDMGKMLEAQRLEQRTIRDLEMIREVGYCNGIENYSRIFEDRPPGTPPKTLLDYFSDDFLLIIDESHVTVPQLRGMYHGDRARKETLVDYGFRLPCAKDNRPLMFEEFWERVGQRIYVSATPAQYEVRESRQIAQQIIRPTGLLDPIVEVRPTANQVDNLLEEIQARVARNERVLITTLTKRMAEDLTEYFETLSVKVRYLHSEIKPIERMEIIRDLRLGDFDVLIGVNLLREGLDLPEVTLVVIMDADKEGFLRSESSLIQTIGRAARNAAGMVILYADKVTESMQKAMDETARRRDLQMAYNKRNGITPKTIQKAIGYGLLDMIGSMGGDEEVSGDGRHGGRKGSRKPQPAAAEAIPAQDLPALIAELELEMKAAARMLEFEKAARLRDQMVAFKKALENQGVS from the coding sequence ATGAGTAAACCATTTTCCCTCACCGCCAATTACCAGCCTTCGGGTGACCAGCCGCAGGCCATTGATCTGCTGTGCCAGGGCTTGAATGAGGGCCTTGAGGCCCAGACTTTGCTGGGCGTCACCGGCTCCGGGAAAACCTTTACCATGGCCAATGTCATCCAGCGGGTGCAGCGCCCCACGCTGGTTATTTCTCACAACAAGACCTTGGCTGCCCAGCTCTATAACGAGCTGCGAGAATTTTTCCCGGACAATGCCGTGGAATACTTCATTAGTTACTACGACTACTACCAGCCGGAAGCCTACATTCCCCGCACGGATACCTACATTGAGAAAACCGCCAGCATCAACGAGGAAATTGACCGCTTGCGGCACTCCACCACCCGAAGTTTGTTTGAGCGCCGGGACGTGATCGTGGTCTCCAGCGTCAGCTGCATTTACGGCTTGGGCTTGCCGGACAACTACTTCAAAGCGGCCATTCGCCTGCAGGTGGGGGGAGAAACGGATCGGGACGAACTGCTGATGACCCTGATTCGTAACCAGTACCAGCGTAACGATTTAGACCTGAAACGGGCGCATTTTAGAGCCCGTGGCGATATTATCGAAATTCACCCGGCTCACGAGGAAGTGATTATTCGACTGGAACTGTTTGGCGATGAGCTGGAGCGCATCAGCATGGTGGACCCGGAAACGGGCGAAGTGCTGGAGATGCCGGAAGAAGTGGTCATTTACCCCGCCATTCACTACGTGGCCAACCGGGATGACGTGGAGCGGGCCACCCGACAAATCCAGTTTGAGCTGGATGAACGCCTGCGGGAACTGTATGACATGGGCAAAATGCTGGAGGCCCAACGGCTGGAACAGCGCACCATCCGGGATCTGGAAATGATTCGGGAAGTGGGTTACTGCAACGGCATTGAGAATTACAGTCGTATATTTGAGGATCGCCCGCCCGGCACACCGCCCAAAACCCTGCTGGACTACTTTTCCGATGATTTTCTGCTGATCATCGATGAATCGCACGTGACTGTGCCGCAGTTGCGGGGCATGTACCACGGGGATCGGGCCCGCAAGGAAACCCTGGTGGATTATGGCTTTCGGCTGCCTTGTGCCAAGGACAACCGCCCCCTGATGTTTGAGGAATTTTGGGAGCGGGTGGGTCAGCGCATCTACGTGTCAGCCACCCCGGCCCAGTATGAAGTGCGGGAGTCCCGTCAAATCGCCCAGCAAATCATTCGTCCCACCGGCCTGCTGGATCCCATCGTGGAAGTGCGACCCACGGCCAATCAGGTGGACAACTTGCTGGAAGAAATTCAAGCCCGGGTGGCCCGCAATGAGCGGGTGCTGATTACCACCCTGACCAAGCGCATGGCCGAGGATTTAACCGAGTATTTTGAAACGCTTAGCGTGAAAGTGCGGTACCTGCACAGTGAGATTAAGCCCATTGAGCGTATGGAGATCATCCGGGATTTGCGACTGGGGGATTTTGACGTGCTGATTGGGGTCAACCTGCTGCGGGAAGGTCTGGACTTGCCGGAAGTCACCCTGGTGGTGATTATGGATGCCGATAAGGAAGGCTTTTTGCGCTCGGAGTCCAGCTTGATCCAGACCATCGGCCGGGCCGCTCGAAACGCGGCGGGCATGGTGATCTTGTACGCCGACAAAGTTACCGAAAGCATGCAAAAAGCCATGGACGAGACGGCTCGACGTCGGGACTTGCAAATGGCCTACAACAAGCGCAACGGCATTACGCCCAAAACCATCCAGAAGGCCATCGGCTACGGCTTACTGGATATGATTGGCAGCATGGGCGGGGATGAAGAGGTCAGTGGCGATGGGCGTCACGGGGGGCGCAAGGGGAGTCGTAAACCGCAGCCAGCCGCTGCCGAGGCCATTCCGGCGCAGGATTTACCGGCTTTGATTGCTGAGTTGGAGCTGGAGATGAAGGCCGCCGCCCGCATGCTGGAGTTCGAGAAAGCGGCCCGCCTGCGGGATCAGATGGTGGCCTTTAAAAAAGCGCTGGAAAATCAGGGTGTTTCCTAA
- a CDS encoding lmo0937 family membrane protein: protein MLWTIFAILLVLWLLGMVSNYTMGGFLHILLVIAIAVFLIRVIGGGKSAV from the coding sequence ATGCTGTGGACGATTTTTGCCATTTTACTGGTTCTCTGGCTCTTGGGTATGGTCAGCAACTACACCATGGGAGGCTTCCTGCATATATTGCTGGTTATTGCCATCGCCGTCTTTTTGATTCGAGTCATTGGGGGCGGCAAAAGCGCCGTTTGA
- the accB gene encoding acetyl-CoA carboxylase biotin carboxyl carrier protein translates to MDINTEKIRELADLALEKKLAELIVADGDKSVTIKLPGYNIQPMLHQPAPQPVVYTPPAPQPMAELPAVSTHTVATEASKPTPAADDKLIKITAPMVGTFYAAPSPDSPPFVAVGQALSKGQTVCIIEAMKMMNELESEVSGKVARIMVENGQPVEFGQVLLLVEPA, encoded by the coding sequence ATGGACATTAATACCGAAAAAATTAGAGAGTTAGCCGATTTAGCCCTGGAAAAAAAGCTGGCCGAGCTGATTGTGGCCGATGGCGACAAAAGTGTGACCATCAAGCTGCCGGGTTACAACATCCAGCCCATGCTGCACCAGCCAGCTCCCCAGCCGGTGGTTTACACCCCGCCTGCACCTCAGCCTATGGCCGAATTGCCAGCGGTTTCTACCCACACGGTGGCCACCGAAGCCAGTAAACCCACCCCCGCTGCGGATGACAAGCTGATTAAAATTACCGCCCCGATGGTGGGGACCTTTTATGCCGCACCCTCTCCGGACTCCCCGCCATTTGTGGCCGTGGGTCAAGCCTTGTCCAAAGGGCAAACCGTTTGCATCATTGAAGCCATGAAGATGATGAACGAACTGGAATCGGAAGTCTCCGGCAAAGTGGCTCGCATCATGGTAGAGAACGGGCAGCCCGTCGAGTTTGGACAGGTGCTGTTGCTGGTAGAGCCCGCCTAG
- a CDS encoding aminotransferase class I/II-fold pyridoxal phosphate-dependent enzyme yields MTTLSQAQSADFSVKSLYSDYCANMETYIMFRIAARVVELTPELEKKGRAPIKMSIGAPTVEPPKVLLDYFIKTLSEPNIHTYSVPKGEKFLLDAISQRMKSRFGVEVNPATEVTSVIGSKEGLANMFRAIITPRPDKKDQDIILTPDPGYASYVDAIEVAGGHSYPTPLNLQNNYLPDLDEAVENLKKDGFDPARLKAVIINYPSNPIGATAPFSYYETVVEFARKHRILVISDVAYSEMYFEGQEAPHSILEVAGAKDLAIEFHSLSKPYAMTGWRIGFAVGNADAVGILAKMKGTMDSGIFRAVQKAAAFALTSPECDAYIKDCNKMYAENQKLMVAGFKRLGWPVEELNPPKATFYLWLPIPRNYTSCEKFAADVLEKSGVVLVPGTAFGKTGEGFVRLSLVNPKHELEAVIDRMEADGFLY; encoded by the coding sequence ATGACCACTCTCTCTCAAGCCCAATCCGCTGATTTTAGCGTGAAAAGCCTGTATTCTGACTACTGCGCCAATATGGAAACCTACATCATGTTTCGCATTGCGGCTCGGGTGGTGGAATTGACCCCGGAGCTGGAGAAAAAAGGCCGGGCCCCCATTAAAATGAGCATTGGCGCTCCCACCGTGGAGCCTCCCAAAGTGCTGCTCGATTACTTCATTAAAACCCTGAGCGAGCCCAATATCCACACCTATTCCGTGCCCAAGGGCGAAAAATTCCTGCTGGACGCCATTTCCCAGCGCATGAAAAGCCGCTTTGGCGTTGAGGTGAACCCGGCCACCGAAGTAACCTCGGTGATCGGCTCCAAGGAGGGCCTGGCCAATATGTTCCGGGCCATCATCACCCCCCGCCCGGACAAGAAGGATCAGGACATCATCCTGACCCCGGACCCCGGCTATGCCTCCTACGTGGATGCCATTGAAGTGGCCGGTGGACACAGCTATCCCACCCCGCTCAATCTGCAAAACAACTACCTGCCGGATTTGGACGAGGCTGTGGAAAACCTGAAAAAGGATGGCTTTGACCCGGCCCGCCTGAAAGCGGTCATCATCAACTATCCCAGTAACCCCATCGGGGCTACCGCGCCGTTCAGCTACTACGAAACAGTGGTTGAATTTGCCCGCAAGCACCGTATTCTGGTGATTAGCGACGTGGCCTATTCCGAAATGTATTTTGAGGGCCAGGAAGCCCCGCACAGCATTCTGGAAGTGGCCGGGGCCAAGGACTTGGCCATTGAATTCCACAGTTTAAGCAAGCCTTACGCCATGACGGGCTGGCGGATCGGTTTTGCCGTAGGGAACGCCGATGCCGTGGGGATTTTGGCCAAGATGAAGGGAACTATGGACAGCGGTATCTTCCGGGCCGTGCAAAAGGCCGCTGCTTTTGCCCTGACCAGTCCGGAGTGCGATGCCTACATTAAAGACTGTAATAAAATGTACGCCGAGAACCAGAAGCTGATGGTGGCTGGGTTCAAGCGTCTGGGCTGGCCGGTGGAAGAGCTGAACCCGCCCAAGGCCACTTTCTACCTGTGGTTGCCCATCCCCCGCAATTACACCTCCTGCGAGAAATTTGCCGCCGACGTGCTGGAGAAGTCTGGTGTGGTGCTGGTACCGGGAACCGCTTTTGGCAAAACCGGCGAGGGCTTTGTACGCTTGTCGCTGGTGAACCCCAAGCACGAACTGGAAGCGGTCATTGATCGGATGGAGGCGGACGGGTTCCTGTACTAG
- the tsaE gene encoding tRNA (adenosine(37)-N6)-threonylcarbamoyltransferase complex ATPase subunit type 1 TsaE: MALLPHQSSFLIPSLADLALFCQTLAPFLQPGDVLALDGPLGAGKTTFTQNLLRVLGVQESVSSPTFVLMNEYASACGPVAHVDLYRLGPERADSLSHELTAMVDEGRSLLLVEWACYGAFLQDLITLQITIQPIFNDSETEATDMQDHAQRRVTLSANRPLTEALRRFERLP; encoded by the coding sequence ATGGCGCTTCTTCCCCATCAATCCTCATTTCTGATTCCATCCCTGGCGGATCTGGCCCTGTTTTGCCAGACCCTGGCTCCCTTTTTGCAGCCCGGCGACGTCCTGGCCCTGGATGGGCCCTTGGGTGCCGGAAAAACAACCTTCACACAGAATCTGTTGCGGGTTTTGGGCGTGCAGGAGTCGGTCAGCAGCCCCACGTTTGTGTTGATGAACGAATACGCCAGCGCTTGCGGCCCAGTGGCGCATGTGGATCTGTATCGGCTGGGGCCGGAACGGGCGGATTCTCTATCTCATGAGCTGACCGCCATGGTGGATGAGGGTCGCTCCCTGCTGCTGGTGGAGTGGGCCTGTTACGGGGCGTTCCTGCAAGACTTGATCACCCTTCAGATTACCATTCAGCCGATCTTCAACGATTCGGAGACAGAGGCCACGGACATGCAGGATCACGCGCAGCGGCGGGTGACCCTTTCGGCCAATCGCCCTCTGACTGAAGCGTTACGTCGTTTTGAAAGGCTCCCCTGA
- a CDS encoding pseudaminic acid biosynthesis-associated methylase, whose amino-acid sequence MVESTRVPSEQEQFWAGEFGSEYTVRNAIQPEQRAKFFRNILNQAPGIQSVCELGANKGHNLLAIQSVAPNVQLTGLELNPNALKELQSHPGLEGFQGAIQSFNPNRTFDLVYTCGVLIHLNPDDLTAVYQKMLALSNRYVLINEYYNPSPVELSYRGHDGKLFKRDFGGEFWDANAGQVKLVDYGFLWQRVEPTWDNTTWWLFEKV is encoded by the coding sequence ATGGTTGAGTCTACACGGGTACCGTCAGAGCAGGAGCAATTTTGGGCCGGAGAGTTTGGCAGCGAATACACCGTCCGTAACGCCATTCAGCCGGAACAGCGGGCCAAGTTTTTCAGGAATATTTTGAATCAAGCCCCTGGCATTCAAAGCGTCTGTGAGTTGGGAGCCAACAAGGGGCATAACCTGCTGGCCATTCAGTCTGTGGCCCCCAATGTTCAATTGACGGGTCTGGAGTTGAACCCCAATGCCTTGAAAGAACTGCAATCCCACCCGGGGCTGGAAGGCTTTCAAGGGGCCATTCAATCCTTTAACCCCAATCGCACCTTCGATTTGGTCTACACCTGTGGCGTGCTTATTCACCTGAACCCCGATGACTTGACGGCTGTGTATCAGAAGATGCTGGCCCTCTCCAACCGCTATGTCCTGATCAACGAGTACTACAACCCCAGTCCCGTGGAATTGTCCTACCGTGGGCATGACGGCAAACTGTTCAAGCGGGATTTTGGCGGTGAGTTCTGGGATGCCAACGCCGGACAAGTGAAATTGGTGGATTACGGCTTTTTGTGGCAGCGGGTGGAACCCACTTGGGACAACACCACCTGGTGGCTGTTCGAGAAAGTTTAA